One Peribacillus simplex NBRC 15720 = DSM 1321 genomic region harbors:
- a CDS encoding DUF1540 domain-containing protein, whose protein sequence is MAKDVLCEVNNCKFWDSGNKCSAEAIYVVSHKGNQASNSKETDCKTFDPEI, encoded by the coding sequence ATGGCAAAAGATGTTCTATGTGAAGTGAATAATTGTAAATTTTGGGATTCTGGAAACAAATGCAGTGCAGAAGCTATTTATGTTGTAAGTCATAAAGGGAATCAAGCATCAAATAGCAAAGAAACGGATTGCAAAACATTTGATCCAGAAATTTAA
- a CDS encoding O-methyltransferase: MKQINSYIDSVFYIKDDILEEVITSIQENGMPSISVSPSSGKLLTMLISISGAKNVLEIGALGGYSGICLARGFGNEGKLTSLELKEDYANLAYGNLSKAGFGDQVSYMTGAALQSLEKLVRDNKKFDFFFIDADKDNYENYLQYCIKLAEPGALIVMDNVLAGGSVADQDAKPKHYTAFMKSFNETVANHPKLESLLIPIGDGLTISKVKK, translated from the coding sequence ATGAAACAAATTAACAGTTATATCGATTCAGTGTTTTATATCAAAGATGACATTTTGGAAGAAGTCATTACGTCCATACAAGAAAACGGAATGCCGTCCATATCGGTATCTCCCTCATCTGGAAAACTACTTACTATGCTTATATCCATTTCAGGAGCTAAAAATGTTTTGGAAATAGGCGCTCTTGGGGGCTATAGCGGGATTTGCCTTGCCAGGGGATTCGGCAACGAAGGAAAATTAACCTCCCTTGAATTAAAGGAGGATTACGCAAATTTAGCTTATGGCAATCTATCCAAAGCTGGCTTTGGCGATCAAGTATCATATATGACCGGAGCAGCTCTGCAAAGCCTGGAAAAACTCGTTCGTGATAACAAGAAATTTGATTTTTTCTTTATAGATGCTGACAAGGACAATTATGAAAATTACCTGCAATATTGCATTAAACTGGCAGAACCGGGTGCTTTAATCGTCATGGATAACGTACTTGCAGGAGGCAGTGTCGCAGATCAGGATGCTAAACCTAAACATTATACTGCATTTATGAAGTCATTCAATGAAACTGTAGCCAATCATCCTAAATTGGAATCCCTGCTTATTCCAATCGGTGATGGGCTCACCATTTCAAAAGTAAAGAAATGA